A single Pararhizobium sp. A13 DNA region contains:
- a CDS encoding ABC transporter substrate-binding protein, whose amino-acid sequence MTPRVSRRNFVAGGAALLSLGALGAGNALAQDSRLRVLWWGSQARADRTNKVSQLYQTKNAGTSINGEFLGWGDYWPRLATQVAGRNAPDVIQMDYRYIVEYARRGALAPLEAYVPAKLKVDDFDKSQIEGGSVDGHLYGISLGANAAATVLNASAFEECGVDLPTQATTWEEFARMGAEITKAGKRKGMYGLADGSVNEPLFENWLRQRGKALYTVEGKIAFDLDDATAWFDMWAKFRQAGVCVPPDVQALDKNDIETNTVSIGRSAASFAHSNQFVGYQAINKDKLSLTNHMRIEAASKGGHYRKPSMFFSISAQSKAVDQAVAYIDFFVKNPQAIEILGVERGIPESAAMREVVAAKLDPQGKIALDYVAGLGDLVGKLPPPPPAGAGEAELALRSIGEQVGFEQLSPADGGKALVDEIARIVGRG is encoded by the coding sequence ATGACGCCACGCGTAAGCAGACGGAATTTCGTTGCGGGGGGAGCAGCGCTTCTATCGCTCGGAGCACTTGGCGCGGGCAACGCCCTCGCCCAAGACTCTCGCCTTCGGGTTCTTTGGTGGGGCTCGCAGGCCCGTGCCGACCGCACCAACAAGGTCTCGCAACTCTATCAGACCAAGAATGCCGGCACGTCGATCAACGGCGAGTTCCTCGGATGGGGCGACTACTGGCCGCGTCTTGCCACCCAGGTCGCCGGGCGCAATGCGCCGGATGTCATCCAGATGGACTATCGCTACATCGTCGAATATGCCCGCCGCGGCGCTCTGGCTCCACTGGAGGCCTATGTCCCGGCGAAACTCAAGGTCGACGACTTCGACAAGTCGCAGATCGAAGGCGGCAGCGTCGACGGACATCTCTATGGCATCAGCCTCGGCGCGAACGCTGCCGCGACCGTACTCAATGCGTCGGCCTTCGAGGAATGCGGCGTCGATTTGCCGACGCAGGCAACGACCTGGGAAGAATTCGCCCGCATGGGCGCAGAAATCACCAAGGCGGGCAAGCGCAAGGGCATGTACGGCCTGGCCGACGGCAGCGTCAACGAGCCGCTGTTTGAAAACTGGCTGCGCCAGCGCGGCAAGGCGCTCTACACCGTCGAAGGCAAGATCGCCTTCGATCTTGACGACGCCACCGCATGGTTCGACATGTGGGCGAAGTTCCGCCAGGCCGGTGTCTGCGTTCCGCCGGATGTCCAGGCGCTCGACAAGAACGATATCGAGACGAACACGGTATCGATCGGTCGCTCCGCCGCATCCTTCGCCCATTCCAACCAGTTCGTTGGCTATCAGGCGATCAACAAGGACAAGCTCAGTCTCACCAACCACATGCGCATCGAAGCGGCCTCGAAGGGCGGTCACTACCGCAAGCCGTCAATGTTCTTCTCCATCTCGGCCCAGTCGAAGGCCGTCGATCAGGCCGTCGCCTACATCGACTTTTTCGTGAAGAACCCGCAAGCCATAGAAATCCTCGGCGTCGAACGGGGCATCCCGGAATCGGCTGCCATGCGCGAGGTTGTCGCGGCGAAGCTCGATCCGCAGGGCAAGATAGCGCTCGACTATGTCGCCGGTCTCGGCGATCTCGTCGGCAAGCTGCCGCCGCCACCGCCGGCAGGTGCCGGCGAGGCAGAACTCGCCCTGCGAAGCATCGGCGAGCAGGTCGGCTTCGAGCAACTTTCGCCCGCCGACGGCGGCAAGGCGCTCGTTGACGAAATCGCGCGCATCGTCGGACGAGGCTGA
- a CDS encoding Gfo/Idh/MocA family oxidoreductase, translated as MSIRTVAVVGCGIGRSHIVEGYLPHPDKFRVVAICDLDETRLKQVGDEFSIARRTTAFDELLADVTIDIIDICTPPSIHLGQVVAALRAGKHVICEKPLTGSIAGVDEIIEAEKNAKGVLMPIFQYRYGDGIEQARRIIDAGIAGKPYLGSVETFWLRIPKYYTVPWRGKWATELGGVLVTHALHQHDMLTHLMGPVAKVFGRVATRVNDIEVEDCATASLLMQSGALVSLSCTLGSQEQISRLRLHFENVTFESSHDPYAPGKNPWKIVAANDTVQASIDALLIDWKPVAPRFTTQMKHFHRYLSGEGPLPVTSRDARKALELVTAIYQSSDSGSEVTLPITSDSPKYADWRARTR; from the coding sequence ATGAGCATCAGGACAGTCGCTGTCGTCGGTTGTGGCATTGGCAGATCGCACATCGTCGAAGGCTATCTTCCACACCCCGACAAGTTCCGCGTGGTCGCGATCTGCGACCTCGACGAAACGCGGCTGAAGCAGGTCGGCGACGAGTTCTCTATTGCCCGCCGCACGACCGCGTTCGACGAGCTGCTTGCCGACGTCACGATCGACATCATCGACATCTGCACGCCGCCGAGCATCCATCTCGGCCAGGTGGTCGCGGCCCTTCGCGCCGGAAAACATGTGATCTGCGAAAAGCCGCTCACCGGCTCGATCGCCGGCGTCGACGAGATCATCGAGGCGGAAAAGAACGCCAAGGGCGTGCTGATGCCGATCTTCCAGTATCGCTACGGAGACGGCATCGAGCAGGCAAGGCGCATCATCGACGCCGGCATCGCCGGCAAGCCCTATCTCGGCTCGGTCGAGACCTTCTGGCTGCGCATCCCGAAATACTACACCGTTCCCTGGCGCGGCAAATGGGCGACCGAGCTTGGCGGCGTCCTCGTCACCCACGCGCTGCACCAGCACGACATGCTGACCCATCTGATGGGGCCGGTCGCCAAGGTCTTCGGCCGCGTCGCAACCCGCGTTAACGACATCGAGGTCGAGGATTGCGCAACGGCGAGCCTGCTGATGCAAAGCGGCGCCCTTGTCTCGCTTTCCTGCACGCTTGGTTCGCAGGAGCAGATCAGTAGGCTGCGCCTGCATTTTGAAAACGTGACATTCGAAAGCAGCCATGATCCCTATGCGCCGGGCAAGAATCCGTGGAAGATTGTCGCAGCGAACGACACCGTGCAGGCAAGCATCGACGCGCTGCTTATCGACTGGAAGCCCGTCGCGCCGCGCTTCACAACGCAAATGAAACATTTCCACCGGTACCTCAGCGGCGAAGGTCCGCTGCCGGTGACTAGCCGTGACGCCCGGAAGGCGCTGGAGCTGGTGACGGCGATTTACCAGTCGTCCGACAGCGGTTCGGAAGTCACGTTGCCAATCACATCGGACAGTCCGAAATATGCCGACTGGCGCGCTAGAACACGCTAG
- a CDS encoding TetR/AcrR family transcriptional regulator — MDGSGEAGRTGRGRRGVSERANQRDPERTRAAILDAATVEFAGNGMGGARVDAIAERAGTNKRMLYHYFGDKEQLYLAVLEQAYINIRSAERALDLANRSPEDGIRELSLFTWRYFLDNPEFLSLLGTENLHRARWLRQSKRLRELHSHLIGELADLLQRGKAEGTFIEDADPLHVYLTIASLGYFYLSNQYTLSTIFGRDLIEPANVGRWEHHIVHVTLASIRR; from the coding sequence ATGGATGGAAGCGGCGAGGCTGGTCGAACTGGGCGTGGTCGCCGTGGCGTGTCGGAGCGCGCGAACCAGCGCGATCCCGAGCGCACGCGAGCGGCAATTCTGGATGCTGCAACGGTGGAATTTGCGGGCAACGGCATGGGTGGCGCCCGTGTTGATGCGATCGCCGAACGAGCAGGCACCAACAAGCGCATGCTCTACCATTATTTCGGGGACAAGGAGCAGCTTTATCTCGCCGTGCTCGAGCAAGCCTACATCAATATCCGCTCGGCGGAGCGGGCGCTGGATCTTGCAAATCGGAGCCCGGAAGACGGGATTCGCGAGCTTTCCCTATTCACCTGGCGTTATTTTCTCGACAATCCCGAGTTCCTCAGCCTGCTGGGGACGGAGAACCTGCACAGGGCGCGTTGGCTTCGCCAGTCGAAGCGCCTGCGCGAGCTGCATTCGCATCTGATCGGCGAACTCGCCGACCTGCTTCAGCGTGGAAAAGCCGAGGGCACCTTCATCGAGGATGCCGATCCTCTTCACGTCTACCTGACGATCGCCTCGCTCGGATATTTCTATCTTTCCAATCAGTACACGCTGTCGACGATCTTCGGGCGCGACCTAATCGAGCCTGCGAATGTCGGCCGGTGGGAACATCATATCGTGCATGTGACGCTCGCCTCAATCCGCCGATAA
- a CDS encoding sugar ABC transporter permease, whose protein sequence is MFLLPWLIGFFGLTLGPALVSLYLSFTNFDLIQSPEWTGMANYVRIATADPKFAAAMSVTLTYVVLSVPFKLAFALLVAIALNRGINGLTLYRAIFYLPSLLGGSVAIAVLWRQLFAGDGLVNAALSQFGIEGPSWISHPNYSIYTLVALSVWQFGSPMIIFLAGLRQIPTDMYEAASLDGASKFRQFYKITLPLLTPVIFFNAVVQTIDAFKAFTPAFIISGGTGGPINSTLFYTLYLYQEAFGNFRMGYASALAWILVVIIAIFTAFSFLTSRYWVHYDD, encoded by the coding sequence ATGTTCCTCCTGCCGTGGCTAATCGGCTTCTTCGGCCTGACGCTGGGGCCAGCCCTTGTCTCGCTGTACCTTTCCTTCACGAACTTCGACCTCATTCAGTCTCCGGAATGGACAGGAATGGCGAACTATGTCCGGATCGCCACCGCCGATCCGAAATTTGCCGCAGCCATGAGCGTCACACTCACGTATGTGGTGCTTTCCGTTCCCTTCAAGCTGGCTTTTGCGCTGCTGGTCGCAATCGCGCTCAATCGCGGCATCAACGGACTGACCCTCTACCGGGCGATCTTCTACCTGCCGTCACTGCTCGGCGGCAGCGTTGCCATCGCGGTTCTCTGGCGGCAGCTCTTTGCCGGCGACGGGCTGGTCAATGCAGCACTCAGCCAGTTCGGCATCGAAGGGCCAAGCTGGATCTCGCATCCGAACTATTCGATCTACACGCTGGTTGCGCTGTCGGTCTGGCAGTTCGGCTCGCCGATGATCATCTTCCTCGCCGGTCTCCGGCAAATCCCGACCGACATGTATGAAGCCGCAAGCCTCGACGGGGCCTCGAAATTCCGCCAATTCTACAAGATCACCCTGCCCCTGTTGACGCCGGTCATCTTCTTCAACGCCGTGGTACAGACGATCGACGCGTTCAAGGCTTTCACCCCGGCCTTCATCATCTCGGGCGGCACCGGCGGACCGATCAATTCGACGCTGTTCTACACGCTCTACCTCTATCAGGAGGCGTTCGGAAACTTCCGGATGGGCTACGCCTCGGCGCTTGCCTGGATCCTCGTCGTGATCATCGCGATCTTCACCGCCTTTTCTTTCCTGACATCGCGCTATTGGGTGCACTACGATGACTGA
- a CDS encoding dihydrodipicolinate synthase family protein: MVTINLPLGGRITPYTLTGTPIPLARREAKSFPRVVFAAAHVVADPLADNDPWLTPAIDWERTLAFRHRLWDLGLGVAEAMDTAQRGMGLGWAEAQELIRRALAEARGRSGALIACGAGTDHLAPGPDVTLDTIIRAYEAQIETVEAAGGRIILMASRALAAAARGPDDYIKVYARILSQVREPVIIHWLGEMFDPALEGYWGNRDHLTAMETCLDVIVAHAAKVDGIKVSLLSKEKEIAMRRRLPKGVRMYTGDDFNYAELIAGDEQGHSDALLGIFDAIAPAASAAMAALGADRQRSFFDLLEPTVPLSRHIFKAPTRFYKTGVVFLAYLNGLQHHFTMIGGQESARSLVHLAELFRLADRARVLADPEQAAERMRHVLAVHGVV, translated from the coding sequence ATGGTGACGATCAACCTGCCGCTCGGCGGCCGCATTACACCCTACACGCTTACCGGAACGCCGATCCCGCTTGCGCGGCGGGAGGCGAAATCGTTCCCGCGTGTCGTCTTTGCCGCAGCCCATGTGGTCGCCGATCCGCTGGCCGACAATGACCCCTGGCTGACACCGGCGATCGACTGGGAGCGCACGCTTGCCTTTCGTCATCGGCTCTGGGACCTCGGGCTGGGTGTCGCCGAGGCGATGGATACCGCCCAGCGCGGCATGGGGCTTGGCTGGGCGGAGGCGCAGGAGCTGATCCGGCGCGCGCTTGCCGAAGCGCGCGGTCGCAGCGGCGCCCTGATTGCCTGCGGTGCCGGGACCGACCATCTTGCACCGGGACCGGACGTGACGCTCGATACGATCATCAGGGCCTATGAGGCGCAGATCGAGACAGTGGAGGCTGCCGGGGGCCGGATCATCCTGATGGCGAGCCGGGCCCTTGCTGCTGCCGCGCGCGGCCCTGACGACTACATCAAGGTCTATGCCCGCATCCTGTCGCAGGTGCGCGAACCGGTGATCATCCATTGGCTTGGCGAGATGTTCGATCCGGCGCTCGAAGGCTACTGGGGCAATCGCGATCATCTGACGGCGATGGAAACCTGCCTCGACGTGATCGTGGCGCATGCGGCCAAGGTTGACGGTATAAAGGTCTCGCTGCTGTCGAAGGAAAAGGAAATCGCGATGCGCCGACGCCTGCCGAAGGGCGTGCGCATGTATACCGGCGACGACTTCAACTATGCCGAATTGATCGCCGGCGACGAGCAGGGGCATTCCGATGCGCTGCTCGGGATCTTCGACGCCATCGCGCCCGCCGCTTCCGCGGCCATGGCGGCGCTTGGCGCGGACCGTCAGCGCTCGTTCTTCGATCTGCTCGAGCCGACCGTTCCGCTCTCCCGGCACATATTCAAGGCGCCAACGCGCTTCTACAAGACGGGCGTCGTCTTCCTAGCCTATCTCAACGGCCTTCAGCACCATTTCACCATGATCGGCGGCCAGGAGAGTGCCCGGTCGCTCGTGCATCTCGCCGAATTGTTCCGTCTCGCCGACCGGGCTCGCGTCCTTGCCGATCCGGAGCAGGCGGCAGAGCGCATGCGCCACGTTCTCGCCGTGCATGGCGTCGTTTGA
- a CDS encoding mandelate racemase → MMEIRLEEAAVFERSVRFRFPFRFGAARVEAAPQAFVRVRISDRSGRSAIGRAAEMMMPKWFDKSPVLSPDDNVEQLRTSLRLAIGAYRDAGSGTPFALHAAIEGEHHRRAAEQGLPGLVASYGLALIDRALIDAVCRLDGLSVAEAVRFNRLGIDAATAPDLRGFDLNGYFASLAPAATMAVRHTIGLADALTAADIAEGARIGDGLPQTLQDVIAVYGHRHFKIKVSGRPAEDTGRLIRIAEVLDAATESCVATLDGNEQFEGSEAVADLLDRIAAEPRLARLRSSILFFEQPIARAEALSRSVADISCRIPLEIDESDADIGSFVEAKALGYAGISTKSCKGFYRSLLNSARIARWNSEERTDRYFMSAEDLTTQAGLALQQDLVLAALIGATHVERNGYHYVDGMVGAPQEEQAAYLNDHGDLYHMSNGRARLAIRGGRVAFASALAARGLGSSVEPDWSAMTRS, encoded by the coding sequence ATGATGGAGATCAGGCTCGAAGAAGCGGCGGTCTTCGAACGCTCGGTCCGCTTCCGCTTCCCTTTCCGCTTCGGCGCTGCGCGCGTCGAGGCGGCGCCGCAGGCCTTTGTCCGCGTGCGTATCAGCGATAGGTCGGGGCGCAGCGCCATCGGCAGGGCGGCGGAAATGATGATGCCGAAATGGTTCGACAAGAGCCCCGTGCTTTCGCCGGACGACAATGTCGAACAACTGCGCACGAGCCTTCGACTTGCTATTGGCGCCTATCGCGACGCCGGAAGTGGCACGCCTTTCGCGCTGCATGCGGCAATCGAAGGGGAGCATCACCGCCGTGCGGCGGAGCAGGGGCTGCCGGGGCTCGTTGCATCCTACGGGCTGGCGCTCATCGATCGTGCCCTCATCGATGCGGTCTGCCGCCTCGATGGGCTGAGTGTCGCCGAGGCAGTCCGGTTCAACCGTCTGGGCATCGACGCGGCGACAGCACCCGACCTGCGAGGCTTCGATCTGAACGGCTACTTCGCAAGTCTCGCCCCTGCCGCGACGATGGCCGTGCGTCACACGATCGGTCTCGCCGATGCGCTGACCGCGGCCGATATCGCCGAGGGCGCGCGTATCGGCGACGGCCTGCCGCAGACGCTTCAGGACGTCATCGCCGTCTATGGCCATCGCCATTTCAAGATCAAGGTCTCCGGCCGCCCGGCAGAGGATACTGGACGGTTGATCCGGATTGCCGAAGTGCTCGATGCGGCGACCGAGAGCTGCGTGGCGACGCTCGATGGCAACGAACAATTCGAGGGCAGCGAGGCCGTCGCGGACCTGCTGGACCGGATTGCGGCCGAACCGCGCCTCGCCCGGCTACGCAGCTCGATCCTGTTCTTTGAGCAGCCGATCGCCCGCGCCGAGGCGCTGTCGCGATCGGTTGCGGACATTTCCTGCCGCATCCCGCTGGAGATCGACGAGTCGGATGCCGATATCGGTTCCTTCGTCGAGGCGAAGGCGCTCGGCTACGCGGGCATTTCGACCAAGTCCTGCAAGGGCTTCTATCGCTCGCTCCTCAACAGTGCCCGCATTGCCAGGTGGAACAGCGAGGAAAGAACCGATCGCTACTTCATGTCGGCGGAGGACCTGACGACCCAGGCAGGGCTGGCGCTGCAGCAGGATCTCGTGCTTGCGGCACTCATCGGCGCGACGCATGTCGAGCGCAACGGCTATCATTATGTCGACGGGATGGTGGGCGCGCCTCAGGAGGAGCAGGCAGCGTATCTGAACGATCACGGCGACCTCTATCACATGTCGAACGGCCGCGCTCGGCTCGCCATCCGGGGTGGGCGCGTCGCGTTCGCGTCGGCGCTGGCCGCAAGGGGCCTCGGTTCGTCAGTCGAACCGGACTGGTCGGCGATGACACGATCATAA
- a CDS encoding Gfo/Idh/MocA family oxidoreductase: MGDLRFAAVGLNHSHIYGQVNCLLRAGAKLVGFHDEDDQLAAEFSGVYQDVPRKTLEAILEDRTIGLVTSAAISARRAELAISVMRHGKDVLVDKPGMTSLEQLAAVKRVQAETGRIFSILYSEHFENSATVKAGELVAKGAIGEVVHTVGLGPHRLRRDTRPDWFFRRADYGGILTDIASHQCEQFLFFTNAKDARVLSASVSNHANVDRPELQDSGDIHLLAGKTTGTIHVDWFTPDGMPSWGDGRLFIIGTAGTIEIRKTVDLAGREGGNHLFLTDRTGVRHFDCSALELPFGRQLVADIRDRTETAMPQARCFKAMELALTAQEMAETNQERQ, translated from the coding sequence ATGGGTGACTTGCGTTTTGCAGCCGTTGGATTGAACCACAGCCACATCTATGGCCAGGTCAACTGCCTGCTGCGTGCCGGAGCAAAACTTGTCGGCTTCCACGACGAGGACGATCAGCTTGCTGCCGAGTTCTCCGGTGTGTACCAGGACGTACCGCGCAAGACGCTCGAAGCGATCCTCGAGGACAGGACGATCGGCCTCGTCACATCGGCGGCGATCTCCGCGCGCCGCGCCGAACTTGCGATCTCGGTCATGCGCCACGGCAAGGACGTGCTGGTTGACAAGCCCGGCATGACCTCGCTGGAGCAGCTTGCCGCAGTAAAACGCGTCCAGGCCGAAACGGGGCGGATCTTCTCGATCCTCTATTCCGAGCATTTCGAAAACAGTGCTACCGTCAAGGCTGGCGAACTCGTCGCTAAGGGCGCGATCGGCGAAGTAGTCCATACCGTCGGTCTCGGTCCGCACCGGCTGCGGCGCGATACACGGCCGGACTGGTTCTTCCGCCGCGCCGACTATGGCGGCATCCTGACAGACATCGCTTCGCACCAGTGCGAGCAGTTCCTGTTCTTCACCAATGCGAAGGACGCCCGGGTGCTGTCGGCCAGCGTTTCCAACCACGCCAACGTCGACCGGCCGGAGCTGCAGGATAGCGGCGACATCCACCTCTTGGCGGGCAAGACCACCGGCACGATCCATGTCGACTGGTTCACACCGGACGGCATGCCGAGCTGGGGCGACGGCCGTCTCTTCATCATCGGCACCGCCGGCACCATCGAGATCCGCAAGACCGTGGACCTCGCAGGCCGCGAAGGTGGCAACCACCTGTTCCTGACGGACAGGACCGGTGTGCGGCACTTCGATTGCTCGGCGCTGGAACTGCCCTTCGGCCGGCAACTCGTCGCCGATATCCGAGACCGGACGGAAACCGCAATGCCGCAGGCCCGCTGCTTCAAAGCCATGGAACTGGCGTTGACGGCGCAGGAGATGGCCGAGACCAATCAGGAAAGACAGTGA
- a CDS encoding Gfo/Idh/MocA family oxidoreductase: MARLGIILHGVTGRMGYNQHLVRSILAIRDQGGLILKSGERLEIDPIIVGRNAAKMEELARKHGIARWSSDIASALANPNDTIFFDAGTTLMRAQLLSRAIDAGKHVYCEKPISDDLAVAIKLARKARASGLKHGVVQDKLFLPGLRKLALLRDSGFFGKILSVRGEFGYWVFEGDWGVPAQRPSWNYRKGDGGGIILDMLCHWRYVLDNLFGEVRAVSCLGATHIPARVDEGGQPYNCDTDDAAYATFELDGGVIAQINSSWAVRVRRDDLVTFQVDGTHGSAVAGLTKCWTQHRVNTPKPVWNPDQPQTIDFYKTWDEVPDTQVFDNGFKVQWEMFLRHVAEDAPWPYGLEAGARGVQLAELGLKSWAERRWLDVPALEF, from the coding sequence ATGGCACGTCTCGGGATCATTCTTCACGGCGTCACCGGACGCATGGGATACAATCAACACCTTGTACGCTCCATTCTCGCCATCAGGGATCAGGGCGGCCTGATACTGAAGTCGGGCGAGCGCCTTGAGATCGATCCGATCATCGTCGGTCGCAACGCCGCCAAGATGGAGGAGCTTGCCCGCAAGCACGGCATCGCCCGCTGGTCGAGCGATATCGCTTCAGCACTTGCCAATCCGAACGATACGATCTTCTTCGACGCCGGCACGACGCTGATGCGGGCGCAGCTTTTGAGCCGGGCGATCGATGCCGGCAAGCACGTCTATTGCGAAAAGCCGATCTCGGACGATCTTGCAGTCGCGATCAAGCTCGCCCGCAAAGCGCGCGCCTCCGGCCTGAAACACGGTGTCGTTCAGGACAAATTGTTTCTGCCCGGCCTGCGCAAGCTGGCACTTCTGCGTGACTCGGGCTTTTTCGGCAAGATTCTCTCGGTGCGCGGCGAATTCGGCTACTGGGTGTTCGAGGGTGATTGGGGCGTGCCGGCGCAGCGGCCGTCCTGGAACTACCGCAAGGGTGACGGCGGCGGTATCATACTCGACATGCTCTGCCACTGGCGCTACGTGCTCGACAACCTGTTCGGCGAGGTCCGGGCGGTGTCCTGCCTTGGTGCCACCCACATTCCGGCACGCGTCGACGAGGGTGGGCAGCCGTACAATTGCGACACCGATGATGCTGCCTATGCGACGTTCGAGCTCGACGGTGGCGTGATCGCGCAGATCAACTCCTCCTGGGCGGTGCGGGTCCGGCGCGACGATCTGGTGACGTTCCAGGTCGACGGCACCCATGGCTCGGCGGTCGCAGGACTGACAAAATGCTGGACGCAGCACCGGGTGAATACACCGAAGCCGGTGTGGAACCCGGACCAGCCGCAGACGATCGACTTCTACAAGACCTGGGACGAGGTTCCAGACACGCAAGTCTTCGACAACGGCTTCAAGGTGCAGTGGGAAATGTTCCTGCGCCATGTCGCGGAAGATGCGCCATGGCCTTATGGGCTCGAAGCGGGCGCCAGGGGCGTGCAGCTTGCCGAACTGGGACTGAAATCCTGGGCCGAGCGCCGCTGGCTCGACGTGCCGGCATTGGAGTTCTAG
- a CDS encoding carbohydrate ABC transporter permease: MTDIPMTAVTAPPPPSTGRSPVASALIHAALIAASIAMIYPLLWMVSASVRPEDEIFSSTSLLPSSIDLGSYVRGWFGLDISFGRFFWNSLVVSVLTVIGNVVACSLAAYAFARLRFKGRNFWFAIMLGTLMIPYHVTLIPQYVLFLNLGWVDTYLPLIVPKFLASDAFFIFLMVQFFRGIPRELDEAAMMDGCSPWRIYWKIMVPLSLPVLATAAIFSFIWTWDDFFGPLIYLNDMNNYTIQLGLRTFVDSSSTSDWGGLFAMSTLSLVPVFFFFLFFQRLLIEGIATTGMKR; this comes from the coding sequence ATGACTGACATTCCGATGACTGCCGTCACTGCTCCGCCCCCGCCGTCAACCGGACGCAGCCCCGTCGCCAGCGCGCTGATCCACGCAGCCCTGATCGCCGCATCGATCGCCATGATCTACCCGCTCCTGTGGATGGTCTCGGCGTCCGTCCGGCCGGAGGACGAGATTTTCTCCTCGACCTCACTCCTGCCGTCGTCGATCGATCTCGGCTCCTATGTCCGCGGCTGGTTCGGCCTCGACATTTCCTTCGGGCGCTTCTTCTGGAACTCGCTCGTCGTCTCGGTGCTGACCGTGATCGGCAACGTCGTCGCCTGTTCGCTCGCGGCCTACGCCTTCGCGCGGCTTCGGTTCAAGGGCCGGAACTTCTGGTTCGCGATCATGCTCGGAACGCTAATGATCCCCTATCACGTGACGCTGATCCCGCAATATGTGCTGTTCCTCAACCTCGGCTGGGTCGATACCTACCTGCCTCTGATCGTCCCGAAATTCCTGGCCTCGGACGCCTTCTTCATCTTCCTCATGGTCCAGTTCTTCCGGGGCATCCCGCGTGAGCTTGACGAGGCGGCGATGATGGACGGCTGCAGCCCCTGGCGCATCTACTGGAAGATCATGGTGCCCTTGTCGCTTCCGGTTCTGGCAACGGCCGCGATCTTCTCCTTCATCTGGACCTGGGACGATTTCTTCGGTCCGCTGATCTACCTCAACGACATGAACAACTACACGATCCAGCTTGGGCTCAGGACTTTCGTCGACTCGAGCAGCACGTCCGACTGGGGCGGCCTGTTCGCCATGTCGACGCTGTCGCTGGTGCCGGTGTTCTTCTTCTTCCTGTTCTTCCAGCGGCTGCTCATCGAGGGCATCGCGACGACGGGCATGAAGCGGTGA
- a CDS encoding sugar phosphate isomerase/epimerase family protein: MPVEGLSINLATIREQCGFAEAVDVCLKHGVTSIAPWRDQVATVGLKEAVSIVKSNGLHLTGLCRGGFFPAATGAEQDKALDDNRRAIDEAAALGADCLVLVVGGLPKGSRDLGEAHRMVADGIAAVLPHARQANMPLAIEPLHPMYAADRACVNTLGHALDICERLGDGVGVAIDVYHVWWDPDLANQIARAGRMKAILAHHICDWLVPTADMLTDRGMMGDGVIDLPAIRRLIEKAGFSGRQEVEIFSAGNWWKCPADEVVATCVERFRLRC, translated from the coding sequence ATGCCGGTCGAGGGTTTATCCATCAATCTTGCAACCATTCGCGAGCAGTGCGGCTTCGCTGAGGCCGTGGACGTCTGCCTGAAGCACGGTGTCACGTCGATTGCGCCATGGCGCGATCAGGTGGCCACGGTGGGGCTGAAGGAGGCGGTCTCGATCGTCAAGTCCAACGGCCTCCACCTGACCGGCCTCTGCCGCGGCGGCTTCTTTCCGGCGGCGACCGGGGCGGAGCAGGACAAGGCGCTCGACGACAATCGCCGGGCCATCGACGAGGCCGCCGCGCTCGGCGCTGATTGCCTGGTGCTGGTCGTCGGCGGTTTGCCGAAGGGATCGCGCGATCTCGGCGAGGCGCACAGAATGGTGGCGGACGGTATCGCGGCGGTGTTGCCGCATGCGCGCCAGGCGAACATGCCGCTCGCCATCGAACCACTGCATCCGATGTATGCGGCTGACCGCGCCTGCGTGAACACGCTTGGCCACGCGCTCGACATCTGCGAGAGGCTCGGCGATGGCGTCGGCGTCGCGATCGACGTCTATCACGTCTGGTGGGATCCGGATCTCGCCAACCAAATTGCCCGCGCGGGGCGGATGAAGGCGATCCTCGCACACCATATCTGCGATTGGCTGGTGCCGACCGCCGACATGCTGACCGATCGCGGCATGATGGGTGACGGGGTCATTGACCTACCGGCCATCCGACGCCTGATCGAGAAGGCGGGTTTCAGCGGCCGTCAGGAGGTCGAGATATTTTCCGCCGGAAACTGGTGGAAGTGTCCCGCGGACGAGGTGGTCGCGACTTGCGTCGAGCGGTTCCGGTTGCGCTGCTGA